The Eschrichtius robustus isolate mEscRob2 chromosome 5, mEscRob2.pri, whole genome shotgun sequence DNA window CTTGGGCAAGTCCTAGAGCCTCTGGGCTCTAAGGGTCCTCTAGGCTAACGTCCCACGAGGGAAAGCACCTCCCACTTTGTCCCCACACAGACACTTGTAAACAAGGCCAGCTGCTTTTATTGGGACTGAAGGGGAAGTAGCctgtggaggagggggcggggggctgggggcaggctcCTGGGGTTGTTCCTGGAGGAGCTGAGCTGTCAGCCACCCTGGGAGGGCTCAGCGCCTCCTGCCAGGGGGAAGCAGGCGGGCGGGCGCTGGAGGCCAGGCTTTGGTCCATCCCCCAGGGCTGCTCTCCTCCGGCCAAAGCGGCCCACAGGCCGGATTCCACGGCCCGTGTACCAGGCAGGATTGATGTCGGGGgctggaaagagagagaacagtgtGTGAATGCACGTGCCCTGGTGTTTGCAACCGCGGAGGCAGGGCCCAGTGCACGCGCTCAGCTCAGTGCTGCCCAGTCGCCAGGCCATGCTGGGACCAGCCCTCGCAGGAGGGGCGCCCAGAGGGCCTGGCCAGGCCGTTTCTGGGGCCGCGGTGGCTTCGGGAAATGGGAACTCAAACTCACACCAGGACGagctcccccttcccttcct harbors:
- the PRLH gene encoding prolactin-releasing peptide, producing MKAPGAWLLCLLLLGLAHQRSMELRTPDINPAWYTGRGIRPVGRFGRRRAALGDGPKPGLQRPPACFPLAGGAEPSQGG